GTCCTAATAGCGTTCAATCTGTAGTTAATATTTCAGGTGTTTCTCCTACCAAATTTATTGAAGACGTTAATGTAACTTTTGAACTCACTCATACTTGGTTGGCTGATATTGAGGTTACTCTAACTAGTCCTGATGGAACTACAATTACGCTTTTAGACCAACCTTGTGACGACTTAGATGATGTTGATGTAATTTTTGATGATAAAGGTCTTGCTCAAACTTGCAACGATCTTTTGCCACCCGCTTTAATAGGTTCGATTAAAGCCGAAGAAAAGCTATCATCATTTGTTGGTGAAAACATCAATGGGGATTGGATTTTAACAGTTAATGATATGTTTTCAGGTGATGGCGGTAGTATAGATAGTTTTGGTGTTGAATTGTGCTATGAAGAAACATTATCTGTTGATGATAACGTGATTTCTGATTTTAAAATATTTCCAAACCCGAATCAAGGTCAAGTAAACATTAGCCTAAATCAAAGCTTAAGCCAAGATCTAAACCTTGAAGTATTTGATTTAAACGGTAGAAGTTTAAAAACTTTTGAAGTTAATCCTTCTGTTAACCAATTCAGAATTGATTTAAGTGATTTAAGCTCAGGGATTTATTTTGTCAGTTTAAAAACTCAAAACTCAAAAGCAGTAAAGAAGCTAATATTGAAATAACACATAAAAAGACCTTTTAAGTAATGATATGAGCTACTATGCTGATGTAATTTTACCTTTAAACATTCAAAATTTACTCACCTATAGTCTTAGTGAGCAGATTCATCAACAGTGCCAAATTGGTTCTAGAGTTGCTGTTCCTTTGGGTAAAAATAAGCTCCATACTGCTGTTGTTGTAAATATTCACACTAACAAACCTTTGCATTATGAAGCAAAACCTGTAAAAGAAGTTTTAGATCATTTCCCTATTATAACAATCAACCAACTGAAACTGTTCAAATGGGTTAAAAATTATTACTTATCGTCTTTTGGTCTGATATTGAAAGCTTGTTTACCAAGTGCTTTGTTGATACAAAGTGAGACTTTGCTTCAGCTCAACGAAGAGGTTAATTATTTAGAACAGGATTTGTCTGATGATGAATTTCTACTTATAGATGCTATCGAAAAGCAGACGCAAATCAAAATGAGTGATGCTCAAAAAATTTTAGGAAAGACTTCAGGCTTAAAAGTTGTTAATCAATTGATAAGTCAAAATTTAATTCACATAGACCGTCGTGTAAAACGTCAATACAAGCCAAAACTCAAAACCTATATCAGAATAGCCGAAAAGTACAAGTCTTCAGAAAATTTAAAACAATTGTTAGATGATTTAGGAAGAGCAGAAAAACAAAAAGAAGTGGTTTTACACTATTTTAAATTAAACGCTAAATCTAATAAACCGCTTTCTAAAAAAGATTTTAAATCTCAAATTGATGTCAGTGATTCCGTTTTAAAAGCTCTAATTGATAAAGCTGTTTTAGAAGAATATAGCGTTCAAGAAGATCGTATCAAAAATAACCAAAACACTGTGGCTAATAAACTTTCTTTGTCATCAGCACAAGAAAAAGTATATCAAGCCATAAAATCACATTTCAAAACAAGTGATGTGGTGTTGTTTAAAGGTGTAACTTCATCAGGCAAAACAGAAATTTATCTCAAACTGATAGAAGAACTTTTAAAACAACAACAACAAATTTTGTATTTGCTACCAGAAATCGCTTTAACCACTCAACTCATACAACGCATTAAAAATCAATTTGGTAAACAGGTTTTGGTCTATCACAGTAAATATTCAACCAACGAACGCGTAGAGATTTATAAACACGTTTTAAGTGCAGATTCAGGTCAAATCATAGTTGGGACGCGTTCTTCTATTTTTCTACCATTTCAAGATTTAAAATTGATTATAGTTGATGAATCTCATGAAAATAGCTATAAACAATTTGATCCATCACCGCGATATCACGCACGAGACACCGCTGTAGTTTTAGGTCAAATTCATCAGGCTAAAGTTTTAATGGGTTCTGCAACACCAAGTTTGGAGAGTTTTTACAATGTCAACACAGGAAAATTCAAATATGTTGAGCTCAACAAACGCTTTGGCGACGTCAAACCGCCAGTGATTAAAACCATCGATTTAAAAGACAAATACAAGCGAAAAAAAATGAAAGGTCATTTTTCTGATGAGCTTGTAGAACGCATAAAAGAGACTCTAAGCCGAGGAAAACAAGTTATTGTTTTTCAAAACCGCAGAGGTTATTCACCAGTCATCGAGTGCTTGACTTGCGGTCATTCGCCACAGTGTCCGCATTGTGATGTGAGTTTGACGCTTCACAAAGCCAATAACACTTTA
This genomic window from Flavobacterium sp. CS20 contains:
- a CDS encoding T9SS type A sorting domain-containing protein, which produces MTINSPNNNQLSVLSPVLDWNSIPEANTYEVQLSSTSNFDSLLFSMITQDSQVEAPELEANQTYFWRVNPINNCVTGNFATSSFTTKTLECLPLTTSTDTPVTIISSGPNSVQSVVNISGVSPTKFIEDVNVTFELTHTWLADIEVTLTSPDGTTITLLDQPCDDLDDVDVIFDDKGLAQTCNDLLPPALIGSIKAEEKLSSFVGENINGDWILTVNDMFSGDGGSIDSFGVELCYEETLSVDDNVISDFKIFPNPNQGQVNISLNQSLSQDLNLEVFDLNGRSLKTFEVNPSVNQFRIDLSDLSSGIYFVSLKTQNSKAVKKLILK
- the priA gene encoding primosomal protein N'; protein product: MSYYADVILPLNIQNLLTYSLSEQIHQQCQIGSRVAVPLGKNKLHTAVVVNIHTNKPLHYEAKPVKEVLDHFPIITINQLKLFKWVKNYYLSSFGLILKACLPSALLIQSETLLQLNEEVNYLEQDLSDDEFLLIDAIEKQTQIKMSDAQKILGKTSGLKVVNQLISQNLIHIDRRVKRQYKPKLKTYIRIAEKYKSSENLKQLLDDLGRAEKQKEVVLHYFKLNAKSNKPLSKKDFKSQIDVSDSVLKALIDKAVLEEYSVQEDRIKNNQNTVANKLSLSSAQEKVYQAIKSHFKTSDVVLFKGVTSSGKTEIYLKLIEELLKQQQQILYLLPEIALTTQLIQRIKNQFGKQVLVYHSKYSTNERVEIYKHVLSADSGQIIVGTRSSIFLPFQDLKLIIVDESHENSYKQFDPSPRYHARDTAVVLGQIHQAKVLMGSATPSLESFYNVNTGKFKYVELNKRFGDVKPPVIKTIDLKDKYKRKKMKGHFSDELVERIKETLSRGKQVIVFQNRRGYSPVIECLTCGHSPQCPHCDVSLTLHKANNTLRCHYCGYRMAVQNKCLSCGSQDITAMGFGTEQIEHEAKDLFPKAKIKRMDLDTTRGKYDFEKLIAGFENLEIDILIGTQMLTKGLDFRHVDLVAVMHADGLFNFPNFRAFEKSYQLLTQVAGRAGRTKEQGEVLIQTFQPQHRVIQDVISENYANLYKQEMEQRFDFHYPPYYRMIKLTFKSKDYNRLNEATDWLAVYLKQIFNKHVLGPEFPGIARIRNQYIKHIIIKIPPEQSLSKTKAYLLKGIERYDTISKFRSVRLNIDVDPYT